One window of Arthrobacter oryzae genomic DNA carries:
- a CDS encoding glycoside hydrolase family 130 protein yields MTSPHTSALPTVPFTLTRAGVIMSPEAGNDFEAEGVLNPASGRGPDGELYLLPRLVAKGNVSRVGLAKVVIEDGVPTGVERQGVVLAPDEGWERGMNNAGTEDPRTTWVPTLGKHLMTYVAYGPLGPRLAFAHSEDLRSWERLGPCFFEYKAELSMDLNLFPNKDAVFFPEPVNDPDGVPSYAMLHRPMWDLGWIRDGEGEHLPAGVTDNRPGIWISYVAVADVEKDIRNLVHMGKHTLVALSEFPFEELKIGGGPAPIRINEGWLLIHHGVAGALEKSAFDHQQKVNYTAAAMILDATDPSKVIARSDKPLLAPETEDEISGIVPNVVFPTAIEEVDGQLFVFYGMADSKIGVARLDRV; encoded by the coding sequence ATGACTTCCCCCCACACTTCTGCACTCCCCACCGTTCCCTTCACCCTCACCCGCGCCGGGGTCATCATGTCCCCTGAAGCGGGCAACGACTTCGAGGCCGAGGGCGTCCTCAACCCCGCCAGCGGCCGCGGCCCGGACGGCGAGCTCTACCTGCTGCCCCGCCTGGTGGCCAAGGGCAACGTGTCCCGCGTCGGCCTTGCCAAGGTTGTCATCGAGGACGGCGTTCCCACCGGAGTGGAACGCCAGGGCGTGGTGCTCGCCCCGGACGAGGGCTGGGAACGCGGCATGAACAACGCCGGTACCGAGGACCCCCGCACCACCTGGGTGCCGACCCTTGGCAAGCACCTCATGACCTACGTCGCCTACGGTCCGCTGGGCCCGCGCCTCGCCTTTGCGCATTCCGAGGACCTCCGCAGCTGGGAACGCCTGGGCCCGTGCTTCTTCGAGTACAAGGCCGAGCTCTCCATGGACCTGAACCTCTTCCCCAACAAGGACGCCGTGTTCTTCCCGGAACCGGTCAACGACCCCGACGGCGTTCCCTCCTACGCCATGCTGCACCGCCCCATGTGGGACCTCGGCTGGATCCGCGACGGCGAAGGCGAGCACCTGCCCGCCGGCGTCACGGACAACCGTCCCGGCATCTGGATCTCCTACGTGGCCGTGGCAGACGTGGAGAAGGACATCCGTAACCTGGTGCACATGGGCAAGCACACCCTCGTGGCCCTCAGCGAGTTTCCGTTCGAGGAACTCAAGATCGGCGGCGGCCCCGCACCGATCCGCATTAACGAAGGCTGGCTGCTCATCCATCACGGCGTGGCCGGTGCGCTGGAGAAATCCGCGTTCGACCACCAGCAGAAGGTCAACTACACCGCGGCCGCCATGATCCTGGACGCCACCGACCCCTCCAAGGTGATTGCCCGCAGCGACAAGCCTCTCCTCGCCCCGGAAACCGAAGACGAAATCTCCGGCATCGTGCCCAACGTGGTGTTCCCCACCGCGATCGAAGAAGTGGACGGCCAGCTGTTCGTGTTCTACGGCATGGCTGATTCGAAGATCGGCGTCGCCCGCCTGGACCGGGTCTAA
- a CDS encoding carbohydrate ABC transporter permease — protein sequence MSVIDAATAANNENGKNDDAGRPGALPPGHGGSTVEKRRNLGIGSFVLLAVGAFVFLFPFYYMFIGSLQTSPDTSVAGAFPNPANLTGENYANINASVDLLKGLVNSGIFTGGVILFTVVFGLLVGYALAQMHFRGKGFVFGMMLLVQMIPFQLLLIPLYVMIVRDYGLADSYIGMILPFAINSTAVFVFRQYFMQLPSTLFEAARIDGASELRILWQIAIPLVRPAIVTAILLTFIGPWNEFLWPFLVTKDSSIQPLAVSLANYISNVAATASNPFGAILAGACVLAAPAIALFIFFQRQFISTNIGSSVKG from the coding sequence ATGTCTGTCATCGATGCGGCCACCGCCGCCAACAATGAAAACGGAAAGAACGACGACGCCGGGCGGCCGGGTGCCCTTCCTCCCGGCCACGGAGGTTCCACAGTGGAAAAGCGCAGGAACCTCGGCATTGGCAGCTTCGTGCTGCTTGCCGTGGGCGCCTTCGTGTTCCTGTTCCCCTTCTACTACATGTTCATCGGCTCGCTGCAGACGTCCCCGGACACCTCGGTGGCGGGCGCGTTTCCCAACCCGGCCAACCTCACCGGCGAGAACTATGCCAACATCAACGCCTCCGTTGACCTGCTGAAAGGCCTGGTCAACTCGGGAATCTTCACCGGCGGCGTCATTTTGTTCACCGTGGTCTTCGGCCTCCTGGTGGGCTACGCCCTGGCACAGATGCACTTCCGCGGTAAGGGCTTCGTGTTCGGCATGATGCTGCTGGTGCAGATGATCCCGTTCCAGCTGCTGCTCATCCCGCTCTACGTGATGATCGTCCGGGACTACGGTCTGGCGGACAGCTACATCGGCATGATCCTGCCGTTCGCCATCAACTCCACCGCGGTGTTCGTTTTCCGCCAGTACTTCATGCAGCTGCCGTCCACGCTGTTTGAGGCTGCCCGGATCGACGGCGCCTCGGAGCTGCGGATCCTGTGGCAGATCGCCATCCCGCTGGTCCGGCCTGCGATTGTCACAGCGATCCTGCTGACGTTCATCGGGCCGTGGAACGAATTCCTGTGGCCCTTCCTGGTCACCAAGGACTCGTCCATCCAGCCGCTCGCGGTGTCCCTCGCCAACTACATTTCCAACGTCGCCGCCACGGCTTCCAACCCGTTCGGCGCCATCCTTGCCGGGGCATGCGTCCTCGCTGCACCTGCCATCGCGCTGTTCATCTTCTTCCAGCGCCAGTTCATTTCCACCAATATCGGATCAAGCGTAAAGGGCTAA
- a CDS encoding carbohydrate ABC transporter permease, whose amino-acid sequence MSLRSSDGGPAAGPPAAGAPVGRTADRRLVPRKRKNFLGRQPLGLLFSAPYVIYVLAVLAYPLGYAVYISFHDFFFTAPRVKVDRPFVGLDNYIAVLSDPAVQRSFANIGVFLVINVPLTVGLSLVLANALNRVTKLRTFFRVSYYVPYVTASVAVVGVWLFLFQQNGLVNALLGPLAPDPSWLTNSWLAMPTVALYVTWKQLGFFILLYLAALQNIPDELYESASVDGGNKWVQFWNITVPGVRSASVLVTLLATITGANLFTEPYLLTGGGGPDGASTSPVFLMYQKGILQGNPDVAAALGVVLVIGVLLIALIQKRLVGGKED is encoded by the coding sequence ATGTCACTCCGCTCTTCTGACGGCGGCCCCGCGGCGGGGCCGCCCGCAGCGGGAGCGCCGGTCGGGCGAACGGCGGACCGGCGGCTGGTGCCCAGGAAACGCAAGAACTTCCTGGGCCGCCAGCCGCTGGGGCTGCTGTTCAGCGCTCCGTACGTCATCTACGTCCTGGCCGTCCTGGCCTATCCGTTGGGCTACGCCGTCTACATTTCCTTCCACGACTTCTTCTTCACCGCGCCGCGGGTCAAGGTGGACCGCCCCTTCGTCGGCCTGGACAACTACATTGCGGTCCTGTCCGATCCCGCCGTCCAGCGTTCCTTCGCCAACATCGGCGTGTTCCTGGTCATCAATGTTCCGCTGACCGTGGGGCTGTCCCTGGTCCTGGCCAACGCCCTCAACCGTGTGACGAAGCTGCGGACGTTCTTCCGGGTCAGCTACTACGTCCCGTACGTCACGGCGAGTGTCGCCGTCGTCGGCGTCTGGCTTTTCCTGTTCCAGCAGAACGGGCTGGTCAATGCGCTGCTGGGGCCGCTGGCCCCGGACCCGTCGTGGCTGACCAACTCCTGGCTGGCCATGCCAACGGTAGCGCTGTATGTGACCTGGAAACAGCTGGGATTCTTCATCCTGCTGTACCTGGCAGCGTTGCAGAACATCCCGGATGAGCTGTACGAATCCGCCTCGGTGGACGGCGGCAACAAATGGGTCCAGTTCTGGAACATCACAGTTCCCGGTGTGCGTTCGGCCAGCGTGCTGGTCACGCTGCTCGCCACCATCACCGGCGCCAACCTCTTCACCGAGCCCTATCTCCTCACCGGCGGAGGCGGCCCCGACGGCGCCTCAACCTCACCGGTGTTCCTGATGTACCAGAAGGGCATCCTGCAGGGAAACCCCGACGTGGCTGCGGCGCTGGGCGTCGTCCTGGTGATCGGCGTCCTGCTGATCGCCCTGATCCAGAAACGCCTCGTGGGCGGAAAGGAGGACTGA
- a CDS encoding ABC transporter substrate-binding protein: protein MKRFSTATRVLSVAALTIMSAGLAACGGGGGGSSSDSATAAKGPIKIWYSNNEFEVKWGKAMVESWNAAHPDEKIDAQEIPAGKSSEEVIGAAITAGNAPCLVFNTAPVAVPQFQKQGGLVALDSFPDGAQYIKDRTGDLADQYKSADGKMYQLPWKSNPVVLFYNKDIFAKAGLDAENPKLGSHAEFLDTARTLVKSGAAANAVWPSPASDFFQSWFDFYPFYAANSEGTPLLKDGKATFNSEQGKQVATMFETLYKENLASKEVFQGDAFGEGKAAMAMAGPWAIAAYKDKVNWGAVPVPAAEAKAETSTFADAKNVAMYSACENQGTAWEVMKFATSQEQDGKLLADTGQMPMRKDLTTAYADYFTKNPLYTQFAEQAGRTVEVPNVPNSVEVWQTFRTAYAKSVIFGNESIDSAFKGAAEKVDQLAAQK from the coding sequence ATGAAGCGCTTTTCAACAGCCACGCGCGTATTGTCCGTGGCCGCCCTGACCATCATGAGCGCAGGCCTCGCAGCCTGCGGCGGGGGAGGGGGAGGTAGCTCTTCCGATTCGGCCACGGCCGCCAAGGGCCCCATCAAGATCTGGTACTCCAACAATGAGTTCGAGGTGAAGTGGGGCAAGGCCATGGTGGAGTCGTGGAACGCCGCGCACCCGGACGAGAAGATCGACGCCCAGGAGATCCCGGCAGGCAAGAGTTCCGAGGAAGTCATCGGAGCGGCCATCACGGCAGGCAACGCCCCGTGCCTGGTTTTCAACACCGCCCCGGTGGCCGTCCCGCAGTTCCAGAAGCAGGGCGGGCTTGTAGCGCTTGACTCCTTCCCGGACGGCGCGCAGTACATCAAGGACCGCACCGGCGACCTCGCGGACCAGTACAAGTCCGCGGATGGCAAGATGTACCAGCTGCCGTGGAAGTCCAACCCGGTGGTCCTGTTCTACAACAAGGACATCTTCGCCAAGGCCGGCCTGGACGCCGAGAACCCCAAGCTGGGCTCACATGCCGAGTTCCTGGACACCGCCCGGACGCTCGTGAAGTCCGGTGCCGCGGCCAACGCCGTGTGGCCGTCCCCGGCAAGCGATTTCTTCCAGTCCTGGTTCGACTTCTACCCGTTCTACGCCGCCAACTCCGAGGGCACCCCGCTCCTGAAGGACGGCAAGGCCACCTTCAACAGCGAGCAGGGCAAGCAGGTCGCCACCATGTTCGAGACGCTCTACAAGGAGAACCTGGCTTCCAAGGAGGTCTTCCAGGGTGACGCCTTCGGCGAGGGCAAGGCGGCCATGGCAATGGCCGGGCCGTGGGCCATCGCGGCCTACAAGGACAAGGTGAACTGGGGTGCTGTGCCGGTCCCGGCTGCTGAGGCCAAGGCCGAGACCTCCACGTTCGCCGATGCCAAGAACGTGGCCATGTACTCCGCCTGCGAGAACCAGGGCACGGCCTGGGAGGTCATGAAGTTCGCCACCAGCCAGGAGCAGGACGGCAAGCTGCTGGCCGACACCGGCCAGATGCCCATGCGCAAGGACCTGACTACGGCCTACGCCGACTACTTCACCAAGAACCCGCTCTACACCCAGTTCGCCGAGCAGGCCGGGCGCACCGTCGAGGTGCCCAACGTGCCCAACTCGGTTGAGGTGTGGCAGACCTTCCGCACCGCCTACGCCAAGTCCGTGATCTTCGGCAACGAAAGCATCGACTCCGCGTTCAAGGGCGCTGCGGAAAAGGTCGACCAACTGGCAGCCCAGAAGTAA
- a CDS encoding LacI family DNA-binding transcriptional regulator has product MAVTISDVAHAAGVSKGAVSYALNGQPGVSEGTRERILKVAKELGWKPSLRAKGLSSAKAYALGLVVARDPSLLGTDPFFPAFIAGIETALAEHDYTLVLSVATGAGAEERCYRKLAENGRVDGFLLTDVRHDDSRIPLLQELKLPAVTLNRPDADSPFPAVSMDDCAGITAAVEHLVGLGHTRIAHVGGGQEYIHGRSRRQAWEDALAAAGLRADLFAEADFTAAGGMAATADLLRRADRPTAIVYANDLMATAGQSYAQTQGLSVPGDLSVTGYDNADFTQYLNPPLTTVATEPMLWGRVAAQVLLNQLSNAHDGEDTVLKAPSLLVRASTGPVPAG; this is encoded by the coding sequence ATGGCAGTCACCATCAGCGACGTCGCCCACGCGGCAGGCGTCAGCAAGGGTGCTGTCTCCTATGCCCTCAACGGCCAGCCGGGAGTGAGCGAGGGGACCCGCGAGCGGATCCTCAAGGTCGCCAAGGAGCTCGGTTGGAAGCCCAGCCTGCGGGCCAAGGGACTCTCCTCCGCCAAGGCCTATGCGCTGGGCCTGGTGGTAGCCAGGGACCCTTCCCTGCTCGGAACGGACCCCTTCTTTCCGGCATTCATCGCCGGCATTGAAACGGCCCTCGCCGAACACGACTACACGCTGGTGCTCAGCGTTGCCACCGGCGCCGGGGCGGAGGAGCGCTGCTACCGCAAGTTGGCCGAGAACGGGCGCGTTGACGGTTTCCTCCTCACCGACGTCCGCCACGACGACTCCCGCATCCCGCTGCTGCAGGAACTCAAGCTCCCGGCCGTCACCCTGAACCGGCCCGACGCCGATTCGCCATTTCCTGCCGTGTCGATGGACGACTGCGCCGGAATCACGGCGGCCGTGGAGCATCTGGTGGGGCTGGGCCATACCCGCATTGCGCATGTGGGCGGCGGCCAGGAGTACATCCACGGCCGGAGCCGACGCCAGGCGTGGGAGGATGCGCTGGCCGCTGCGGGGCTCCGCGCCGACCTGTTCGCAGAGGCTGACTTCACCGCAGCCGGCGGGATGGCTGCCACCGCTGATCTGCTTCGGCGGGCCGACAGGCCGACGGCGATCGTCTACGCCAATGATTTGATGGCGACGGCCGGCCAGTCGTACGCCCAAACCCAGGGGCTCAGCGTCCCCGGCGATCTTTCCGTCACCGGCTATGACAATGCCGACTTCACGCAATACCTCAATCCGCCCCTCACCACCGTGGCCACGGAGCCAATGCTCTGGGGCCGGGTGGCCGCCCAAGTGCTCCTCAACCAGCTCAGCAACGCCCACGACGGCGAAGACACCGTCCTTAAGGCCCCGAGTCTTCTGGTCCGGGCCTCCACCGGCCCGGTGCCCGCGGGCTAG
- a CDS encoding ethanolamine utilization protein EutH, with translation MEIIGQVIIYIMMAFLLVGAVSAIFNDEKGFGKEFKEGIYSIGPIFLPVAGIMCFIPILSDLVARYVAPLYSLLHADPSLAATTLIAGDMGGYHLAHETAGSHSAWIMAFAVSFTAGSTIIFSIPVGLAMLQKRDHKYMALGVMAGLLAIPFAVFIITLLLQTAHTPLREDVSTSSASTTPFDLPLGEILLNLLPLTVFVVLLALGLRFASRIMVTGFIYFGRFLDILIKLALALSVVQYFTNVFDVFGPWPLAPFIADADDQFRALEVAGYIGVMLAGAFPMVYAIRTWLAKPLERAGGKLGFSEEGATGLLAGAANILALFRIITLMPPRDKVLTIAFAVCAAFTFGDHLAFSANFQPNMVFALIIGKLAGGVIGIVLALWLALPYARVLESQDRAAGVIGPDEYRHSHLPARVRDAGMEPAASAVEAPQSADGGPGSDLPAVDGVAKSQPGSGAIRTRVD, from the coding sequence ATGGAAATCATCGGCCAAGTAATCATCTACATCATGATGGCGTTCCTGCTCGTCGGGGCGGTCAGTGCCATCTTTAACGACGAAAAGGGCTTCGGGAAGGAGTTTAAAGAGGGGATCTATTCGATCGGGCCCATCTTCCTGCCCGTCGCGGGCATTATGTGCTTCATCCCGATCCTCAGCGACCTGGTTGCACGCTACGTGGCACCGCTGTACTCGCTGCTGCACGCCGACCCCTCATTGGCGGCAACCACGCTGATCGCCGGCGACATGGGCGGCTACCATCTTGCCCACGAGACCGCCGGCAGCCATAGCGCCTGGATCATGGCCTTCGCGGTCAGTTTCACCGCCGGCTCCACGATCATTTTCTCCATCCCCGTGGGTCTGGCGATGCTGCAAAAGCGTGACCACAAGTACATGGCCCTCGGTGTGATGGCGGGCCTGCTGGCCATCCCGTTTGCCGTCTTCATCATCACGTTGCTGCTCCAGACCGCCCACACTCCGCTGCGCGAAGACGTCTCCACCAGTTCGGCCTCGACGACGCCCTTTGACCTGCCATTGGGCGAGATCCTGCTCAACCTGCTGCCGCTGACGGTCTTCGTTGTCCTGCTGGCGCTCGGGCTGCGGTTTGCTTCCCGGATCATGGTCACAGGGTTCATCTACTTTGGCCGGTTCCTGGATATCCTGATCAAGCTGGCCCTGGCCCTGTCCGTAGTGCAGTACTTCACCAACGTGTTCGACGTCTTCGGGCCCTGGCCGCTCGCGCCGTTCATTGCCGACGCCGATGACCAGTTCCGCGCCCTGGAGGTAGCCGGCTACATCGGCGTGATGCTCGCCGGAGCCTTCCCCATGGTCTACGCCATCCGCACATGGCTCGCCAAGCCGCTGGAAAGGGCCGGCGGGAAGCTCGGCTTCAGCGAAGAAGGGGCCACTGGCCTGCTCGCCGGCGCCGCCAACATTTTGGCTCTGTTCCGCATCATCACGCTGATGCCGCCCCGGGACAAAGTGCTGACGATCGCCTTCGCAGTGTGCGCTGCATTTACCTTCGGCGACCATCTGGCGTTCAGTGCCAATTTCCAGCCGAACATGGTCTTCGCCCTCATTATCGGGAAGCTCGCGGGCGGTGTCATTGGCATCGTGCTGGCGCTCTGGCTGGCGTTGCCTTACGCTCGGGTGCTGGAATCCCAGGACCGTGCAGCGGGTGTGATCGGTCCCGACGAATACCGCCACTCGCACCTTCCCGCCCGTGTCAGGGACGCAGGGATGGAGCCTGCTGCTTCCGCTGTCGAAGCACCGCAATCCGCTGACGGCGGTCCTGGTAGTGACCTGCCAGCTGTTGATGGGGTGGCAAAGTCTCAACCTGGGAGCGGCGCCATCCGCACGCGAGTGGACTAG
- a CDS encoding D-arabinono-1,4-lactone oxidase, with protein sequence MPAKTLTTEFPAVPHEIHRQWSNWGGNQSATPAYTVRPRTDEEVLEVVRYAIKAGLPVRAVGAGHSFTPLVQTGGILLDLAGISGITGTDTERLRARARAGTAISDFGEPLWNAGLSLTNQGDIDKQAIAGALSTGTHGSGVELGSFSSALRWARLINGHGEIVEIGESDLRELKAAQVALGTLGILLEVELAVSPRYHLAEQITYPTWSETVASWDTDISSNRHYSFLWCQGEESAGLYELPTPAGESMINRSYTKRYNAVELDESTDLSSAEGARRDRAYRIYAGGFMIPFHELEYYVPMERGREAVEALQDLIRTRHADQKYPIEVRWVKAEDGYLSPFQGRNTTVLSVSGAPGTNYWPYLRDVDEMLQDFDARAHWGKIHFLTRERVAALYPGYEEFVAVRREFDPHGVFLNDHTRALLA encoded by the coding sequence ATGCCCGCAAAGACCCTGACCACCGAGTTCCCCGCTGTGCCGCACGAAATCCACCGCCAATGGAGCAACTGGGGCGGCAACCAGTCAGCCACCCCCGCATATACCGTCCGCCCCCGCACCGACGAGGAAGTGCTCGAGGTGGTCCGCTATGCCATCAAGGCCGGCCTGCCCGTACGCGCCGTTGGTGCCGGGCATTCCTTCACCCCGCTGGTGCAGACCGGCGGAATCCTGCTGGACCTCGCCGGGATATCGGGGATCACCGGAACTGACACCGAGCGGCTGCGGGCCCGGGCCAGGGCCGGCACTGCCATCAGCGACTTCGGGGAGCCGCTCTGGAACGCCGGACTCTCCCTGACCAACCAGGGAGACATCGACAAGCAGGCCATCGCCGGGGCCCTGTCCACCGGAACCCATGGCTCCGGCGTCGAACTGGGCAGTTTCTCCTCCGCCCTGCGCTGGGCGCGGCTGATCAACGGCCACGGCGAGATTGTGGAGATCGGCGAAAGCGACCTGCGCGAGCTGAAGGCCGCGCAAGTGGCCCTGGGTACGCTTGGAATCCTCCTGGAGGTGGAACTGGCTGTCTCTCCGCGCTACCACCTGGCCGAGCAGATCACGTACCCCACATGGAGCGAAACGGTGGCGAGTTGGGATACTGATATTTCCAGCAACCGCCACTATTCCTTCCTCTGGTGCCAGGGCGAGGAATCGGCCGGGCTGTATGAACTGCCCACCCCCGCGGGAGAATCTATGATCAACCGCAGCTACACCAAGCGCTACAACGCCGTGGAACTCGATGAAAGCACCGATCTTTCCAGTGCTGAAGGGGCCAGGCGGGACAGGGCATACCGCATCTACGCCGGCGGCTTCATGATCCCGTTCCACGAACTCGAATACTATGTGCCCATGGAACGCGGCCGTGAGGCCGTGGAGGCCCTGCAGGACCTGATCCGTACCCGCCACGCGGACCAGAAGTACCCCATCGAAGTGCGGTGGGTGAAAGCGGAAGACGGCTACCTTTCCCCCTTCCAGGGCAGGAACACCACCGTGCTCTCCGTCTCCGGTGCCCCCGGCACCAACTACTGGCCCTACCTGCGCGATGTGGACGAGATGCTCCAGGATTTCGATGCCCGCGCTCACTGGGGCAAGATCCACTTCCTGACCCGCGAACGGGTCGCCGCGCTGTACCCGGGATATGAGGAGTTCGTGGCCGTGCGCCGGGAATTCGATCCCCACGGCGTCTTCCTCAACGACCACACCCGCGCCCTACTGGCCTGA
- a CDS encoding aminobutyraldehyde dehydrogenase: protein MTQIISHILPDVRRAAGSGHRDDALAPAGHFINGTFTPGGGSIDVVNPSTGEPITTVAAGTTDDVDSAVAAARAAQPAWGAMTPRERSEVLHLIADRLAANSDDLMRLESLNTGKPPAVAEDDVSSAVDTFRFMAGACRTMSSLAAGDYAAGHTSVILREPLGVVGVITPWNYPLLMAAWKLAPILAAGNTVVLKPSEQTPLTTLKLAELIADIIPAGVVNIVTGYGDPVGSRISAHPDIALVALTGSVGSGSAVAAAAAPSRKRVHLELGGKAPVLVFADADLADVARGVRTAGFWNSGQECGAACRVLVHESVAEALIEQLVREIGTLVVGEPGAGADVEIGPMVSEAHFERVKGFLDRAAAEGLQAAVGGGPLPGPGYFIAPTVLTGAREGSEATRNEIFGPVVTVETFATDEEAVRRANETEYGLAASVWTSDAKRSTAIPRKLDFGTVWVNSHLVLANEVPWGGFKGSGYGRDLSLYALDDFSRTKHVMTNHGA from the coding sequence ATGACACAGATAATTTCCCATATCCTCCCTGACGTCCGCCGCGCCGCCGGGTCAGGCCACCGCGATGATGCGCTGGCTCCTGCCGGCCACTTCATTAACGGCACCTTTACCCCCGGCGGCGGCAGCATCGACGTCGTGAACCCCTCCACTGGGGAACCCATCACCACCGTTGCTGCCGGGACCACTGACGACGTGGACAGCGCCGTGGCCGCCGCCCGCGCCGCGCAGCCGGCGTGGGGCGCCATGACGCCGCGCGAACGCTCCGAGGTGTTGCATCTCATTGCGGACCGCCTGGCTGCAAATTCCGATGACCTCATGCGGCTGGAATCCCTCAACACCGGAAAGCCCCCGGCAGTGGCTGAGGATGATGTCAGCAGCGCCGTGGACACCTTCCGTTTCATGGCAGGTGCCTGCAGGACCATGAGCTCCCTTGCAGCGGGTGACTACGCCGCAGGACATACCTCCGTCATTCTGCGCGAGCCGCTCGGCGTCGTCGGCGTCATCACGCCGTGGAATTATCCGTTGCTGATGGCGGCCTGGAAGCTGGCTCCTATTCTTGCCGCCGGCAACACGGTGGTGCTCAAGCCCTCGGAGCAGACGCCGTTGACCACGCTGAAGTTGGCCGAACTCATCGCGGACATCATTCCCGCCGGCGTCGTCAACATCGTCACCGGATACGGGGATCCCGTGGGGTCGCGGATATCCGCTCACCCCGACATCGCACTCGTAGCGCTCACCGGCAGCGTCGGCAGCGGCTCCGCAGTCGCCGCCGCGGCCGCGCCCTCGCGGAAGCGCGTACATCTGGAGCTTGGCGGCAAAGCCCCGGTCCTGGTGTTCGCCGATGCAGACCTCGCCGACGTTGCCCGAGGCGTCCGGACCGCCGGCTTCTGGAACTCCGGCCAGGAATGCGGCGCGGCCTGCCGGGTGCTGGTGCACGAAAGCGTTGCCGAGGCCCTGATTGAACAACTGGTTCGTGAGATCGGCACACTGGTGGTCGGCGAGCCTGGCGCCGGAGCCGACGTCGAGATCGGGCCGATGGTGTCCGAAGCCCACTTCGAACGAGTGAAGGGTTTCCTGGACCGCGCGGCCGCCGAAGGCCTGCAGGCGGCGGTGGGCGGCGGGCCGCTGCCGGGCCCCGGGTACTTCATCGCTCCCACCGTGTTGACCGGTGCCCGCGAGGGCTCCGAGGCCACTCGCAACGAGATATTCGGGCCCGTGGTCACGGTGGAGACGTTTGCGACGGACGAAGAGGCCGTACGCCGGGCCAACGAGACCGAGTACGGCCTGGCCGCCTCCGTGTGGACGAGCGACGCCAAACGCAGCACTGCGATTCCCCGGAAGCTGGATTTTGGCACTGTCTGGGTCAACTCGCACCTGGTACTCGCCAACGAGGTGCCTTGGGGCGGCTTCAAGGGTTCGGGCTACGGCCGTGATCTCTCGCTCTACGCACTGGACGATTTCAGCCGCACCAAGCACGTCATGACGAACCACGGCGCCTAG
- a CDS encoding PDC sensor domain-containing protein, protein MSPEQLSRIIRATAELIGARLDAVFADLNNLLPDILLIADASPGGRPAKADFEPLRPQLQAIMARHDGLVDGAGIAFGRDVLHDAASWLEWWRLGQGGEPEFAAHVFNPNSIRYYEYSAMSWFQLPTMSGRSLATGPYIDSGGTDLNIVTLAVPVQTAHGSPSALGADLFLPVLASIFLKSVATRDRAVVMVNDGGRVVTSNTARHSTGTLLSATSPSAFAALFDDYVSVPSAEPGRIPWLVGILKNG, encoded by the coding sequence ATGAGCCCGGAACAGCTCTCCCGGATCATCCGCGCGACGGCGGAACTCATCGGTGCGCGTCTGGACGCCGTCTTTGCTGACCTGAATAATTTGCTCCCGGATATCCTGCTCATCGCCGACGCTTCGCCGGGCGGTCGCCCGGCGAAGGCTGATTTCGAGCCGCTACGTCCGCAACTCCAGGCCATCATGGCTCGCCACGACGGATTAGTGGACGGCGCCGGCATAGCTTTCGGCCGCGATGTCCTTCACGACGCTGCATCGTGGCTGGAATGGTGGCGCCTGGGGCAGGGCGGTGAACCCGAATTTGCTGCCCACGTTTTCAATCCAAATTCCATCCGCTACTACGAGTATTCCGCCATGAGTTGGTTTCAGCTGCCAACCATGAGCGGGCGCTCACTGGCCACGGGACCTTACATCGACAGCGGCGGCACGGACCTCAACATCGTGACTCTGGCCGTTCCCGTCCAGACGGCCCACGGGAGCCCAAGCGCGCTGGGAGCGGACCTTTTCCTGCCGGTACTAGCGTCGATTTTCCTGAAATCCGTGGCTACCAGGGACCGCGCTGTGGTCATGGTGAACGATGGCGGGCGCGTGGTCACGTCCAATACCGCCCGGCACTCCACCGGGACGCTCCTGAGCGCCACCTCCCCTTCGGCCTTCGCGGCCCTGTTCGATGATTACGTATCGGTCCCGTCCGCTGAGCCGGGCCGAATCCCTTGGCTTGTGGGGATCCTGAAGAACGGCTGA